Genomic DNA from Acidisoma sp. PAMC 29798:
CCCAGCAAGCAGAATCTCCCCACCGCTTGGCGACTGGTAGCCGGAGAGGATTTTCATCAAGGTCGACTTGCCGGCGCCATTCTCCCCGATCAGCGCATGCACCTCACCCGCGTGCAGGTCGATGGAGACATCGAACAACACCTGCACACCGCCATACTGCTTGGATATCTGCCTGCCTGCGAGCATGACGGGGGAACCGACCATGCATTCCCTCCCGACGGGGCTTCGCGCCCTCTGCTGGCAAGCTACCGGGCGCGGAAGAAGCCGGTCAAGGTTTCTCGGCCAGCGTCGGTGTTTGTGTCGATCCTCCACCGCAACCTATGATGGCCCCGTCCAGGGCGGAGATCATGGTGACTGCGCAGATGATGGACGATACCGACCAGGATCGTCGGCTTGCGATGCAGGCGGCCGGCATCGGCACCTGGCAATGGAATGTGACCGGGGATGCCATCCGGCTTTCACCGCTGTCCCGCGTGCTGTTGGGCGTGGGCTCTGCCGCGATGGGTCTGCCCGCGTTTCTGGAGCGGCTTCATACCGATGACCGCGTCATCGCCGAACGCGGCCTGCTCGCCTGCGCGCAAAGCGGCTGCGATCTCGACGTCGATCTGCGGGCCTTGGCGGCGGATGGCACGGCGCGCTGGATGCGCATGCGGGGCGGATCGACGCAAGCTGTATCGACCCAAGTGGGGCAGGGCGACATCCACGGCATCCTGATCGACATCGCGCGCCAGAAGGCGGCGGAGCATGCCAATGACCGGCTCGCCGCCATCGTCGCGTCCTCCGCCGATGCCATCATCGGCAAGACGATGGACGGCGTGATCACGGACTGGAACCTGAGCGCCGAGACGATTTTCGGCTATACTGCCGCCGAGGCCATCGGGCAGCCCGTTTCCATCCTGCAACCGCCAGGGCGGGAGAGCGATGTCGTCGCGATCCTTCAGCGGATTGCGCAAGGCGAGCGGGTCGATCATTTCGAAACCCAGCGCCGCCGGAAGGATGGCACGATCATCGACATATCTCTCACCGTCTCTCCGGTCCGTGACGAGTCCGGGCGGCTTGTCGGTGCCTCCAAGGTGGCGCGCGACGTGACGGAGGCGAAGCGGTCGCAGGTCCTGATCGCGGAACGCGAGGCGCATCTGCAATCCGTGCTCGACACCGTGCCGGACGCCATGGTGGTCATCGATGTGCGCGGCGTCATGCAATCCTTCAGCGCCACGGCTGAGCGGCTGTTCGGCTATACGGCGGCAGAGGCGATTGGCCAGAATGTCAGTATCCTCATGCCCGGTCCGTATCGGGAACAGCATGACGGCTATCTGTCGCGCTATATGACGACCGGGGAGCGCCGCATCATCGGCATCGGGCGTCTGGTGGTGGGACAGCGCAAGGATCGCTCCACCTTTCCGATGGAACTTACGGTGGGCGAAACCCGGTTGGGCGATCGGCGCTTTTTCACGGGCTTCGTGCGTGACCTCAGCGAGCGCCAGCAAACTCAGCAGCGCCTGCAGGAGTTGCAGGCCGGACTGATCCATATGTCGCGCTTCACGGCGCTCGGTGAAATGGCGTCCACGCTGGCGCATGAACTCAATCAGCCGCTGACAGCCGTGGCTAATTACCTGAAAGGGTGCCGCCGCTTGCTGGACACCAACCAGAGCGAGCACATTCCCGCCGCGCGCGACGCGGTGGAGCGGGCCGCCGAGCAGGCCTTGCGGGCGGGACAGATCATTCGCCGCTTGCGCGACTTCGTGGCCCGCAAGGAAAGCGAACGGCAGGTTGAGAACCTGGCACAACTCATTGAGGAGGCGAGTGCCCTCGCCCTGATCGGCGTGAAGGAAAGCGGCGTCCATGCCTCGATGGATTTCGACCCCCAGGTCGAATTCGTGCTCGCCGATCGGATTCAAGTGCAACAGGTCTTGCTGAACCTGGTGCGCAATGCCGTGGAAGCGATGCAGGATGCGCCCGAGCCGCATGACCGGCCGCGTCGGCTGGTGATCAAGACGCGCAAGCTGGACGCCGACACGGTGGAGGTCAGCGTGATCGACACCGGACCCGGCATCGCGCCGGATATCGCGGAGCAGCTTTTCCAGCCCTTTGTCACCACAAAGCAATTCGGCATGGGCGTCGGCCTGTCGATCTCGCGGACGATCATGGAAGCGCATGGCGGCCGGCTTTGGGCTGAGCCCAACCCAGGCGGCGGCACGGCCTTTCGTTTGACACTGCCATCCGTGCGCGGTGGGGAGAGCGATCTTGGCGATTGAGCCCGTTGTACATCTGATCGACGATGATGACGCCGTCCGGCAGTCACTCGCCTTCCTGCTCACCACGGCGGGTCTCGCAGTGCGCGTGCACGAATCGGCCACCGCTTTCCTGAAGATGCTGCCCAAGGCCCAGCCGGGTTGTGTCGTCACCGACGTACGGATGCCCGACGTCGACGGTCTGGAACTGCAGCGCAGATTGCAGGCGGCAGGCGCCAAGTTTCCGGTCATCATTATGACCGGCCATGGGGACGTGCCCTTGGCCGTGCAGGCGATGAAGGCCGGCGCGATCGACTTCATCGAAAAACCCTTCGATGATGAACGCATGATCTCGGCCATTCGTGCGGCGCTCGATCTGCACGACAAGCGCGGCTACCGGGATGCCGAGATCGCCGAAACCCAGGCGCGGCTGGGGTCTTTGTCGGCGCGGGAGCGTGAGGTCTTGGACGGCATTCTGCGCGGGCAGCCGAACAAGGTGGTCGCCTACGACCTTGGCATCAGTCCGAGAACCGTCGAGGTTCACCGGGCCAATGTCATGACCAAGATGCGCACGAGCAGCCTGTCGGAGCTGGTGCGCATGGCCCTGGTGGCCGGATTGCTGCCGTCGGGTTGACCCAGATCAAGACGACGGCGGCCGGTTGCGCCATAATGGCCGTCCGTATCCGCACAGCCGGCTCAGGGTGAGCCGATGGAGCCCAGCGCATGCCTTCAGGACAGGACATCATCCTTGTCGTCGATGATGACCAAGCGGTCCGTGACTCGCTGAAATTCGCGCTGGAGATTGAAGGCCTGGTCGTGCATGTCTGCGCCGACGGTCGGGAGTTGATCGGTCATCCCGAGCTATGGCGTGCGCGGTGCCTTATCCTGGACTACAAGATGCCGGTGATGGATGGGCTTGCGGTCATCAGCCAGTTGGCGGCGATCGGGCTTCGGTTGCCGGTCATTCTCATCACCGCCCATGCGACCGACAGCCTGCGCCGCCGTGCGGCGGCGGCCGGGGTGCGCCATACGCTGGAAAAGCCGCTGCAGGACAGTGCCTTGTTGGACAGCATCCATGACGTGCTGGGCGTGGGACCGGCAGTGAGTGGTTAGCGCGGACACAAGTACACCGTCATCCGCGCATCAAGTGCGCCGATGACGAAGGCGCCACTCTAATCCCGCAGCACGCGCAGAAAGCTGCGCAGGCGAGTCAGGAACATCTCCGGCCGTTCGATCGTGAGATCCGCATTCACGGCGGCGTCGTGACGCAGCGCCGATTGGTCGCGCTCCGCCAGCGCCTCCAAAGCGCCCTCCAGATCCGGGCTCGTCTTGATCGCGGCCGTGATGGCGGCGATGTCGAG
This window encodes:
- the fixJ gene encoding response regulator FixJ, which gives rise to MAIEPVVHLIDDDDAVRQSLAFLLTTAGLAVRVHESATAFLKMLPKAQPGCVVTDVRMPDVDGLELQRRLQAAGAKFPVIIMTGHGDVPLAVQAMKAGAIDFIEKPFDDERMISAIRAALDLHDKRGYRDAEIAETQARLGSLSAREREVLDGILRGQPNKVVAYDLGISPRTVEVHRANVMTKMRTSSLSELVRMALVAGLLPSG
- a CDS encoding response regulator transcription factor, yielding MPSGQDIILVVDDDQAVRDSLKFALEIEGLVVHVCADGRELIGHPELWRARCLILDYKMPVMDGLAVISQLAAIGLRLPVILITAHATDSLRRRAAAAGVRHTLEKPLQDSALLDSIHDVLGVGPAVSG
- a CDS encoding PAS domain S-box protein, yielding MVTAQMMDDTDQDRRLAMQAAGIGTWQWNVTGDAIRLSPLSRVLLGVGSAAMGLPAFLERLHTDDRVIAERGLLACAQSGCDLDVDLRALAADGTARWMRMRGGSTQAVSTQVGQGDIHGILIDIARQKAAEHANDRLAAIVASSADAIIGKTMDGVITDWNLSAETIFGYTAAEAIGQPVSILQPPGRESDVVAILQRIAQGERVDHFETQRRRKDGTIIDISLTVSPVRDESGRLVGASKVARDVTEAKRSQVLIAEREAHLQSVLDTVPDAMVVIDVRGVMQSFSATAERLFGYTAAEAIGQNVSILMPGPYREQHDGYLSRYMTTGERRIIGIGRLVVGQRKDRSTFPMELTVGETRLGDRRFFTGFVRDLSERQQTQQRLQELQAGLIHMSRFTALGEMASTLAHELNQPLTAVANYLKGCRRLLDTNQSEHIPAARDAVERAAEQALRAGQIIRRLRDFVARKESERQVENLAQLIEEASALALIGVKESGVHASMDFDPQVEFVLADRIQVQQVLLNLVRNAVEAMQDAPEPHDRPRRLVIKTRKLDADTVEVSVIDTGPGIAPDIAEQLFQPFVTTKQFGMGVGLSISRTIMEAHGGRLWAEPNPGGGTAFRLTLPSVRGGESDLGD